Proteins from one Anthonomus grandis grandis chromosome 8, icAntGran1.3, whole genome shotgun sequence genomic window:
- the LOC126739407 gene encoding actin-related protein 6: MNDWEIKQPRIKRRRSSGTRDVPINPKPPKVPSLKALIVDNGAYSIKIGYSKDEEPRVIPNCIMKAKSERKRLFIGQQIQECRDCSGLYFLLPCERGYITRWEVQKPVWDNIFSKNVCPIEENPVVITQPLFNFKSIQDCTDEIFFEEYEVPSLFRCHPADLAYLNYAKEHKLNKTNPCLVIDSGYSFTHIVPYIKGNKFLRAIKRVNVGGKLLTNHLKDIISYRQYNVMEETYVINQVKEDTCYVCKDIKQELAEAAKPSSSNSIVKNYVLPDFNVIRRGFIQELNKDGPKSELEESYQILRLNNERFVVPEILFHPSDIGMKSMGIAEAAVKSIFSCPKEHRELLANHIILVGGNCKFPGFKERMYAELRSLLPDSWEVNIFQHEDPLTYAWKGGSALLRTHDFKSNLVTKQDYDELGSSIIQERFNCFMLDDRELEQDNKKPMEQTYQYLPNLKSCGIFGKFEPQPNTEESKLDIEEQSCGRGEGNKEDNGEDITQEIEEEKTTRRGPGRMKKGFEEELFMPDVFKEDDEEQDFDLTQNSQLFPFGTMSYL, translated from the coding sequence ATGAACGATTGGGAAATAAAACAACCCCGAATAAAGAGGCGTCGAAGTAGTGGAACTCGAGACGTCCCAATCAATCCAAAACCACCTAAAGTCCCCAGTTTGAAAGCACTAATTGTCGACAATGGTGcttattcaattaaaattggATACTCCAAAGATGAGGAACCGCGTGTTATTCCCAACTGTATCATGAAAGCTAAATCGGAACGTAAGAGGCTTTTTATCGGACAACAaattcaagaatgcagagattGCTCAGGGTTGTACTTTCTATTGCCTTGTGAAAGAGGATACATCACCCGCTGGGAGGTGCAGAAGCCTGTATGGGATAACATCTTTAGTAAGAACGTTTGCCCTATAGAGGAAAATCCAGTGGTCATAACACAAccattatttaactttaaatcaATCCAGGACTGTACTGATGAGATATTTTTTGAGGAGTATGAGGTGCCCAGCCTGTTTAGGTGCCACCCAGCGGATTTGGcctatttaaattatgctaaGGAgcataaacttaataaaaccaATCCCTGTTTAGTTATAGATTCTGGTTATAGCTTTACACATATTGTTCCATACATTAAAGGCAATAAGTTCCTAAGGGCAATTAAAAGAGTAAATGTAGGAGGCAAACTTTTAACAAATCACTTGAAAGACATCATTTCTTATAGACAATATAATGTAATGGAGGAAACATATGTCATAAATCAAGTAAAAGAAGATACTTGCTATGTTTGCAAAGATATAAAGCAAGAACTTGCCGAAGCCGCAAAACCATCAAGCTCAAACTCCATAGTTAAAAACTATGTGCTACCAGATTTCAATGTAATTAGAAGAGGTTTTATTCAGGAATTAAACAAGGATGGTCCAAAAAGTGAACTAGAAGAAAGTTATCAAATATTAAGGCTTAATAATGAAAGATTTGTGGTGCCAGAAATCCTATTTCATCCTTCAGACATTGGTATGAAAAGTATGGGCATTGCTGAAGCAGCAGTCAAGTCGATTTTTTCTTGTCCCAAAGAGCACAGGGAGTTGTTAGCTAATCACATAATTTTGGTAGGTGGTAACTGCAAATTTCCAGGTTTTAAGGAGAGAATGTATGCAGAATTAAGATCTCTACTGCCAGACAGCTGGGAAGTTAATATATTTCAGCATGAAGATCCCTTGACTTATGCATGGAAAGGTGGCAGTGCCTTATTAAGAACCCAcgattttaaaagtaatttggtGACAAAACAGGACTATGACGAACTTGGGTCCTCAATAATTCAGGAAAGGTTTAACTGCTTTATGCTGGATGATAGAGAGTTAGAGCAAGATAACAAAAAACCTATGGAGCAAACTTATCAGTATTTACCCAATTTAAAGAGCTGTggcatttttggaaaatttgaacCGCAGCCTAACACTGAGGAATCCAAACTTGATATTGAAGAACAATCATGTGGCAGAGGGGAAGGCAATAAAGAAGATAATGGGGAGGATATAACTCAGGAAATTGAAGAGGAAAAAACAACCAGGAGAGGACCAGGGAGGATGAAAAAGGGATTTGAAGAGGAGTTGTTCATGCCTGATGTGTTTAAAGAAGATGATGAAGAACAAGACTTTGACTTGACACAAAATTCACAGCTTTTTCCATTTGGAACTATgtcttatttgtaa